Proteins encoded together in one Anaerotignum propionicum DSM 1682 window:
- a CDS encoding HK97 gp10 family phage protein, with protein MARWAKVDFKQLTKLRDEVNKFHGEEFPKFQEKMEREMATRLVLKALKRTPTDPKDSPGIRAGWSIGDVRYEGGSYSIEVYNSCIYANSVEWGYLAKDGRTLIPGRFMLHLSEEELRQDADKVIEEKLMEVLRRGFP; from the coding sequence ATGGCAAGATGGGCTAAGGTAGACTTTAAACAGTTAACCAAACTGCGAGATGAAGTAAACAAGTTCCATGGAGAGGAATTTCCCAAGTTCCAAGAGAAAATGGAAAGAGAGATGGCCACCAGACTGGTGCTTAAGGCGTTGAAGCGTACCCCCACGGATCCTAAGGATTCCCCTGGGATAAGAGCAGGTTGGAGCATTGGCGACGTGCGTTACGAAGGTGGCTCTTACAGCATTGAGGTATACAATAGCTGCATTTATGCCAACTCCGTTGAATGGGGATATTTGGCGAAGGATGGGAGGACTTTAATACCCGGACGTTTTATGCTGCATCTTTCGGAAGAGGAGCTACGCCAAGATGCTGACAAGGTAATAGAAGAAAAGCTGATGGAAGTTTTAAGGAGGGGTTTCCCATGA
- a CDS encoding phage tail terminator family protein has product MISKLMTGIEHAIRKEFPETTYKIYTETTEYDSPCFFIRCISQSRNAKLGERFMLNTSFEVQYFSGRGNNECWEVAEKLRELLDVISLGEDLVQGRNGNYRVDSGVLHFVMDYNLPMMREQDAVDLMEEVTVYGKARESGK; this is encoded by the coding sequence ATGATATCTAAATTGATGACAGGGATTGAACATGCAATACGAAAGGAATTCCCTGAAACTACCTACAAAATTTATACTGAGACAACGGAGTATGATTCGCCCTGTTTCTTTATACGTTGTATAAGTCAAAGCCGAAATGCAAAGCTTGGAGAGAGATTTATGCTTAACACTTCCTTTGAGGTACAGTATTTCTCAGGCAGGGGCAATAACGAATGCTGGGAAGTGGCAGAAAAGCTGAGGGAGCTTTTAGATGTAATCTCTCTTGGGGAGGATTTGGTGCAGGGGCGCAACGGCAATTACAGGGTTGACAGCGGTGTGCTGCATTTTGTGATGGATTATAACCTACCTATGATGCGAGAGCAGGATGCAGTGGATTTAATGGAAGAGGTGACTGTGTATGGCAAAGCAAGGGAATCAGGAAAATAA
- a CDS encoding phage tail sheath family protein, which yields MGLGGGTYLVQNKTLPGAYINFISAARASATLSDRGYAAMALELDWGVDGEMFTIENGDFQKDSLKILGYDYSHEKLKGLRDLFCNAKTLYAYRLNSGNKAVNPFATARYSGIRGNDIKIMISANVDEPTKFDVVTLMENTKVDIQTVAEAAELKDNNFVVFKKDGVLQETAATPLAGGTNGQTTGASYQAFLDKAEAYSFNTLGCLSKEESIKGLFVAFTKRLRDEMGIKFQTVMFNKAADYEGIINLKNKVTDGEETSLVYWLTGATAGCAVNKSIANKEYDGEFLVDTAYKQSQYAAALDAGEFVFHKIGDEVRVLDDINSFVSVNTDKNEDFASNQVIRVIDQIGNDIAVLFNTRYMGKVQNNESGRIAFWNDLVSYNKQMEQIQAIENFVSDELIVKKGNDKKSVVVVNPVTPVCAMTKLYMTVVVE from the coding sequence ATGGGATTAGGCGGCGGTACATATTTGGTACAAAACAAGACCCTTCCAGGGGCATATATTAACTTTATTTCGGCAGCAAGAGCTTCTGCGACACTATCAGACAGAGGATATGCAGCAATGGCGTTAGAATTGGACTGGGGTGTAGATGGTGAAATGTTCACCATTGAAAACGGAGATTTCCAAAAAGATTCCCTAAAAATCCTCGGCTACGATTACAGCCATGAAAAGCTTAAGGGTCTGCGTGATTTATTTTGCAATGCAAAAACATTATACGCTTATCGCTTAAACAGCGGCAATAAGGCGGTAAACCCCTTTGCAACAGCACGTTATAGCGGTATTCGCGGGAATGATATTAAAATTATGATTTCTGCCAATGTGGACGAGCCCACAAAATTTGATGTTGTTACGTTAATGGAAAACACAAAAGTAGATATTCAGACTGTAGCTGAGGCAGCAGAATTAAAGGATAATAACTTCGTTGTGTTTAAAAAGGATGGGGTTTTACAAGAAACAGCGGCAACTCCTTTGGCAGGCGGTACAAACGGTCAAACAACAGGTGCATCTTATCAGGCGTTTTTGGATAAGGCGGAAGCCTACAGCTTTAATACATTGGGTTGTCTTTCAAAGGAAGAGAGCATCAAGGGCCTTTTTGTTGCCTTTACCAAGCGTTTAAGAGATGAAATGGGCATCAAATTTCAGACCGTTATGTTTAACAAGGCGGCAGATTACGAAGGAATCATCAATTTAAAAAACAAGGTGACAGATGGTGAAGAAACAAGTCTTGTTTATTGGCTGACAGGTGCGACCGCAGGTTGTGCCGTAAACAAATCTATTGCCAATAAGGAATATGACGGCGAGTTTTTGGTAGATACAGCCTATAAACAGAGTCAATATGCAGCGGCATTGGATGCGGGTGAATTTGTATTCCATAAAATCGGTGACGAGGTAAGGGTATTAGACGATATTAACAGCTTTGTTTCCGTTAACACAGACAAAAATGAAGATTTTGCAAGTAATCAGGTTATCAGAGTCATTGACCAGATCGGCAACGATATTGCTGTGCTTTTTAACACACGATATATGGGGAAAGTACAGAACAATGAATCGGGCAGAATCGCTTTTTGGAACGACTTGGTTTCCTACAATAAGCAGATGGAACAAATTCAGGCAATTGAAAACTTTGTTTCTGATGAATTGATTGTAAAAAAAGGCAATGATAAAAAATCCGTAGTTGTGGTGAATCCTGTGACACCAGTTTGCGCCATGACAAAGCTGTATATGACCGTTGTTGTTGAATAA
- a CDS encoding phage tail tube protein, protein MSNITMLSKDAISAKKAECFITIEGNRYNFMSAISVEAKMEKTKAEVPILGRMNKGHKAVGANGTGSATFHYNTSIFRELMKRYQDTGEDVYFDMQITNEDPTSNVGRQTIILRDCNIDSMVIAKFDADGEYLDEEMEFTYESFEMPETFQMLSGM, encoded by the coding sequence ATGAGTAATATTACAATGCTGAGCAAAGATGCTATTTCTGCGAAAAAAGCAGAGTGCTTCATTACCATTGAAGGGAACCGTTACAACTTTATGAGTGCCATTTCCGTAGAGGCAAAAATGGAGAAAACAAAGGCGGAAGTTCCTATTTTAGGTAGAATGAACAAAGGTCATAAGGCAGTGGGGGCAAATGGTACTGGTAGTGCCACCTTTCACTATAACACATCTATTTTTCGTGAATTGATGAAGCGTTATCAAGATACGGGTGAGGATGTTTACTTTGATATGCAGATTACCAATGAAGACCCTACCTCTAACGTGGGCCGACAGACAATCATTCTTCGTGATTGCAACATAGACAGTATGGTGATTGCCAAGTTCGACGCCGATGGCGAATATTTAGATGAGGAAATGGAGTTTACATATGAAAGCTTTGAAATGCCCGAAACATTTCAGATGCTAAGCGGAATGTAA
- a CDS encoding phage tail assembly chaperone, giving the protein MSLSAFLNPVKEETCKVVASKRFIDEDGKPVEWELRTITADEDEAIRKACTKRMPIPGRKGQFSQETDLNKYLGLLAVSCTVYPNLNDVELQNGYGVMGADNLLKTMLHAGEYTQYVSKVQELNGYDSSMDELVEEAKN; this is encoded by the coding sequence ATGAGTTTATCAGCATTTTTGAATCCTGTAAAGGAAGAAACCTGCAAGGTTGTAGCTAGCAAGCGTTTTATTGATGAGGACGGAAAGCCCGTGGAATGGGAGTTGAGAACTATTACTGCAGATGAGGATGAGGCAATCCGCAAGGCCTGCACCAAAAGGATGCCCATTCCTGGAAGAAAAGGCCAGTTTAGCCAAGAAACGGATTTAAACAAATATTTGGGTTTATTGGCGGTTTCCTGCACTGTATATCCCAACTTGAATGACGTAGAGCTGCAAAATGGGTATGGTGTGATGGGGGCGGACAATTTGTTGAAAACTATGCTTCATGCAGGGGAGTATACCCAATATGTTTCCAAGGTTCAAGAGTTAAATGGATATGATTCCTCCATGGATGAATTGGTGGAAGAGGCAAAAAACTAA
- a CDS encoding LysM peptidoglycan-binding domain-containing protein translates to MYKVSIGQVALPVAPSKITMKIKNNNKTMELIDGSEINFIRTPGLKEFSFEFLIPHVKYPFAYYPDGFQTAQVYIDALKLMKIEKKWFQFDIQRQLPNGKTEFETSETVTLEDYTITEDTGNGLDFIANVTLKQYNEHKITHVEPVQTTEDGVVVKEVTERKSDKKTSNVYTVKKGDSLWKICKAQLGDGANFKEIAKLNGISNPNLIYPGQVIQIGNA, encoded by the coding sequence TTGTATAAGGTTAGTATTGGACAGGTTGCTTTACCTGTGGCCCCAAGTAAAATAACCATGAAAATAAAAAACAACAACAAGACAATGGAATTGATTGATGGAAGTGAAATCAATTTTATTAGAACGCCGGGACTAAAGGAATTCAGCTTTGAGTTTTTGATTCCCCATGTGAAGTATCCCTTTGCTTATTATCCTGACGGCTTTCAAACTGCACAGGTGTATATTGACGCACTAAAATTGATGAAAATAGAAAAAAAGTGGTTTCAATTTGATATCCAACGACAACTACCCAATGGGAAAACAGAATTTGAAACTAGTGAGACAGTAACATTGGAGGACTATACCATTACAGAGGATACGGGAAACGGTCTAGATTTTATTGCTAATGTAACACTAAAGCAATATAACGAGCATAAAATCACCCACGTTGAGCCTGTGCAGACGACAGAGGATGGTGTTGTAGTAAAAGAAGTAACAGAGCGTAAGAGTGACAAGAAGACAAGTAATGTATATACTGTAAAAAAAGGGGATAGCCTGTGGAAAATTTGCAAGGCGCAATTGGGGGATGGTGCAAATTTTAAGGAAATCGCAAAGCTAAATGGCATTTCTAATCCCAATCTCATATATCCGGGGCAGGTGATTCAGATTGGTAATGCTTAA